One part of the Anopheles coustani chromosome 2, idAnoCousDA_361_x.2, whole genome shotgun sequence genome encodes these proteins:
- the LOC131263272 gene encoding calcium homeostasis endoplasmic reticulum protein isoform X2 gives MEIPPLAPNDIEQRNIIDKLADFVARNGPEFESMTKSKQRGNPKFEFLYGGEFYNYYQYKVITKQAMMKQQQQQQQQPQPNMSLPPLMGQHGIPSLLAGFPQQPPPQTQLPPGALQQQQQQHQSQVQHPSQLAPPSNPNGSGSTNTMAQIWSNPPPVNSGPPNPALPLGPNNLNSQLTAQLEALTKQQQTLSEQIRQSEMNLTAQHGVLLQQQQVQIDESLTRAQEEMLLAQAKENNISLHEFDTKLQPIIDSCTKDSISNGKGWILQHCTDSGKCQIISQYLLRKALIAGVLFTQKLHLIYLVNDVIHHCIRKNADELKKCLESAVIPMFCNAKITANEEQRGKLSKLLSLWESKGNFFDACVISKLKSPPSSLQEYQTSLMTQHANVVAAIHQATKTTFENYQQQHQAFVQHATQQIALLEKQKQQQLEQHARKAGLSQIPPPLMPELMAAVVGANNGSTANGPPGGAIGGPPVGVLVSSASSVPQQLPVGDRGGVGVAAPGGGPGAGGGGVGGGTGGQIPSLLDQNINFDLLSAALQKLKNITDNGPVSGGNGGPGGMVQSGANNISPLQPPPSGRDADGGGGSDYTQPPPNFPIPDLSRPPPNFQYGPASNHQADGMHNSNSNSSGDQHHQQHHHPGLDGDHDERHDRPMGSSGLLMHDDRDRDEFDQHHHHSEHQPDQQNDHQKQALGEGSDGDTPVAAPQPVKIPYFELPAGLMVPLIRLEDFNYHPLDPDEIRLPPPTPTNDRLMGAVEAFYAPPSHERPRDGEGWEKLALYEYFKVKNASRKQKEDELERGVRERSRSPSPIDPDLLKATKKQKKRTYRSKSRSRSRSRSRSPSDSVPGGALQHHQQQLQQPAMHGTISGTVRNNQRHHHRNRRSGSRSRSRSRSRSPSRRSPSSGASITGRRGRSRSPVRRGGSGTAGGSAGVDRDHRDRGGREVRRSPTPPSFGGGGYMKPSNFLEETSKPGGSGHPVHHVMKGGGIGGGNGGSGGGGGVGGGVVGGGGGGGGMGSVGAGGSGGSMGGDRIGLGATIEPFRHEAHNPADPYESFRKNKGAAFITRMKARADERN, from the exons ATGGAAATACCACCTCTTGCACCAAATG ATATCGAACAGCGGAATATTATCGATAAGCTTGCCGACTTTGTGGCTCGCAATGGACCCGAGTTTGAATCGATGACCAAGTCCAAACAGCGAGGCAATCCAAAGTTTGAATTTCTCTACGGTGGCGAATTTTACAACTATTATCAGTACAAAGTGATTACAAAACAAGCCA TGAtgaaacagcagcagcagcagcaacaacaaccgcaACCAAACATGTCCCTCCCTCCTTTAATGGGACAACACGGGATTCCATCATTACTTGCTGGATTTCCACAGCAACCACCGCCACAGACACAACTACCGCCCGGTGCtttacagcagcagcaacagcagcaccaatCGCAAGTGCAGCATCCATCACAACTAGCGCCACCATCCAACCCAAATGGAAGCGGATCCACCAACACAATGGCCCAAATCTGGTCCAATCCACCCCCGGTCAATTCTGGTCCGCCAAATCCGGCCTTGCCCCTTGGACCGAATAACCTGAACAGTCAGCTTACGGCACAACTTGAAGCACTcacaaaacagcaacaaacgcTCAGCGAGCAAATACGCCAGTCGGAAATGAATCTCACAGCACAACATGGG GTTCTgctacagcagcagcaagtacAGATTGATGAATCCCTCACGAGGGCTCAGGAAGAAATGTTGCTCGCAcaggcgaaagaaaacaatatttcattGCACGAATTTGACACTAAACTGCAGCCGATCATCGATTCCTGCACGAAAGACAGTATCTCCAATG GAAAAGGCTGGATTTTACAGCATTGTACCGATTCGGGAAAATGTCAAATTATTTCGCAGTATCTTTTGAGAAA GGCGTTAATAGCTGGAGTTTTATTTACACAAAAATTGCACCTGATATATTTAGTAAATGATGTTATACATCATTG CATCCGGAAAAACGCCGACGAGCTGAAAAAGTGTCTGGAGAGTGCGGTAATACCGATGTTCTGCAATGCAAAAATTA CCGCCAACGAGGAGCAAAGAGGAAAACTGTCCAAACTCCTTTCGCTTTGGGAATCGAAAGGCAATTTTTTCGACGCCTGTGTCATTTCCAAGCTGAAGTCTCCTCCGTCCTCGCTGCAGGAATATCAAACCAGTCTAATGACGCAGCACGCGAACGTTGTGGCAGCGATTCACCAAGCCACAAAAACCACCTTCGAAAA TtatcaacagcagcatcaaGCATTCGTTCAGCATGCGACGCAACAGATCGCTCTACTGGAGAaacaaaagcagcagcagctcgagcagcatGCCCGTAAGGCAGGCCTTTCACAAATACCGCCACCCCTCATGCCCGAACTCATGGCAGCCGTAGTCGGAGCCAACAATGGCAGCACAGCCAACGGACCACCCGGTGGTGCAATCGGAGGTCCACCGGTAGGAGTGTTGGTATCTTCTGCTTCGTCGGTACCCCAGCAACTGCCGGTCGGAGATCGAGGTGGAGTAGGAGTTGCTGCACCCGGCGGAGGACCgggagctggtggtggtggtgttggtggaggAACAGGAGGTCAGATACCATCTCTTCTCGatcaaaacataaactttGATCTGCTATCCGCGGCATTGCAAAAACTCAAAAATATTACAGACAACGGCCCTGTTTCTGGGGGCAATGGTGGTCCGGGGGGAATGGTACAGAGTGGTGCGAATAACATTTCACCTCTCCAACCTCCGCCATCGGGACGcgatgctgatggtggtggcggctCCGACTACACGCAGCCTCCGCCCAACTTCCCAATTCCGGATCTTTCGCGTCCACCGCCCAACTTTCAATACGGGCCTGCATCGAATCATCAAGCCGATGGGAtgcacaacagcaacagcaatagTAGTGGGGatcagcaccatcagcagcatcatcacccCGGGCTGGACGGAGATCACGACGAGCGACACGATCGACCGATGGGATCGTCAGGCTTGTTGATGCACGACGATCGCGACAGAGACGAGTTTGaccagcatcatcaccattcGGAACACCAGCCAGATCAGCAAAACGATCATCAGAAGCAAGCACTCGGTGAAGGTTCCGATGGAGACACGCCGGTCGCGGCCCCACAACCGGTGAAAATTCCTTACTTTGAACTACCGGCCGGATTGATGGTTCCACTGATTCGGCTGGAGGACTTCAACTACCATCCACTAGATCCGGACGAGATTCGTCTCCCACCGCCAACGCCCACGAACGATCGGCTGATGGGTGCCGTCGAAGCGTTCTACGCACCGCCGAGCCACGAGAGGCCACGTgatgg GGAAGGATGGGAGAAGCTTGCACTGTACGAATATTTCaaggtaaaaaatgcttcccgCAAGCAGAAGGAGGATGAACTTGAGCGGGGTGTACGCGAACGATCACGCTCGCCCTCGCCAATCGATCCAGACTTGCTGAAGGCCACCAAGAAGCAGAAAAAGCGTACCTACCGCTCCAAGAGCCGCTCGCGATCGCGCTCCCGATCGCGTTCACCGTCCGACAGTGTGCCGGGAGGAGCTCTccagcaccatcagcagcaactgCAGCAGCCAGCGATGCACGGTACCATCAGCGGAACCGTTCGCAATAACCAACGCCACCATCATCGTAACCGTCGCTCGGGTAGCCGATCTCGGTCCCGTTCGCGATCCCGTTCGCCCTCGCGACGTTCTCCATCGTCCGGTGCTTCAATTACGGGACGTAGAGGCCGCAGTCGGTCTCCAGTACGCCGCGGAGGATCCGGTACTGCTGGGGGTTCCGCAGGTGTGGATCGTGACCATCGTGATCGTGGTGGTCGGGAAGTAAGGCGATCGCCCACTCCGCCCAGCTTTGGTGGAGGCGGGTACATGAAGCCCAGTAATTTCCTTGAGGAAACCAGTAAACCCGGTGGTAGCGGTCACCCGGTGCATCATGTAATGAAGGGAGGAGGCATTGGTGGCGGTAATGGTGGtagcggtggtggcggtggtgttggtggtggtgttgttggtggtggtggaggcggcggcggcatGGGCTCAGTTGGGGCAGGTGGCTCGGGAGGCAGCATGGGTGGCGACCGGATAGGGCTCGGGGCAACgattgaaccgttccggcacgAGGCGCACAATCCAGCTGATCCGTACGAAAGTTTTCGTAAAAACAAGGGTGCAGCTTTCATCACGCGTATGAAGGCACGCGCTGACGAACGTAACTAA
- the LOC131263272 gene encoding calcium homeostasis endoplasmic reticulum protein isoform X3 has product MEIPPLAPNDIEQRNIIDKLADFVARNGPEFESMTKSKQRGNPKFEFLYGGEFYNYYQYKVITKQAMMKQQQQQQQQPQPNMSLPPLMGQHGIPSLLAGFPQQPPPQTQLPPGALQQQQQQHQSQVQHPSQLAPPSNPNGSGSTNTMAQIWSNPPPVNSGPPNPALPLGPNNLNSQLTAQLEALTKQQQTLSEQIRQSEMNLTAQHGVLLQQQQVQIDESLTRAQEEMLLAQAKENNISLHEFDTKLQPIIDSCTKDSISNGKGWILQHCTDSGKCQIISQYLLRKALIAGVLFTQKLHLIYLVNDVIHHCIRKNADELKKCLESAVIPMFCNAKITAANEEQRGKLSKLLSLWESKGNFFDACVISKLKSPPSSLQEYQTSLMTQHANVVAAIHQATKTTFENYQQQHQAFVQHATQQIALLEKQKQQQLEQHARKAGLSQIPPPLMPELMAAVVGANNGSTANGPPGGAIGGPPVGVLVSSASSVPQQLPVGDRGGVGVAAPGGGPGAGGGGVGGGTGDNGPVSGGNGGPGGMVQSGANNISPLQPPPSGRDADGGGGSDYTQPPPNFPIPDLSRPPPNFQYGPASNHQADGMHNSNSNSSGDQHHQQHHHPGLDGDHDERHDRPMGSSGLLMHDDRDRDEFDQHHHHSEHQPDQQNDHQKQALGEGSDGDTPVAAPQPVKIPYFELPAGLMVPLIRLEDFNYHPLDPDEIRLPPPTPTNDRLMGAVEAFYAPPSHERPRDGEGWEKLALYEYFKVKNASRKQKEDELERGVRERSRSPSPIDPDLLKATKKQKKRTYRSKSRSRSRSRSRSPSDSVPGGALQHHQQQLQQPAMHGTISGTVRNNQRHHHRNRRSGSRSRSRSRSRSPSRRSPSSGASITGRRGRSRSPVRRGGSGTAGGSAGVDRDHRDRGGREVRRSPTPPSFGGGGYMKPSNFLEETSKPGGSGHPVHHVMKGGGIGGGNGGSGGGGGVGGGVVGGGGGGGGMGSVGAGGSGGSMGGDRIGLGATIEPFRHEAHNPADPYESFRKNKGAAFITRMKARADERN; this is encoded by the exons ATGGAAATACCACCTCTTGCACCAAATG ATATCGAACAGCGGAATATTATCGATAAGCTTGCCGACTTTGTGGCTCGCAATGGACCCGAGTTTGAATCGATGACCAAGTCCAAACAGCGAGGCAATCCAAAGTTTGAATTTCTCTACGGTGGCGAATTTTACAACTATTATCAGTACAAAGTGATTACAAAACAAGCCA TGAtgaaacagcagcagcagcagcaacaacaaccgcaACCAAACATGTCCCTCCCTCCTTTAATGGGACAACACGGGATTCCATCATTACTTGCTGGATTTCCACAGCAACCACCGCCACAGACACAACTACCGCCCGGTGCtttacagcagcagcaacagcagcaccaatCGCAAGTGCAGCATCCATCACAACTAGCGCCACCATCCAACCCAAATGGAAGCGGATCCACCAACACAATGGCCCAAATCTGGTCCAATCCACCCCCGGTCAATTCTGGTCCGCCAAATCCGGCCTTGCCCCTTGGACCGAATAACCTGAACAGTCAGCTTACGGCACAACTTGAAGCACTcacaaaacagcaacaaacgcTCAGCGAGCAAATACGCCAGTCGGAAATGAATCTCACAGCACAACATGGG GTTCTgctacagcagcagcaagtacAGATTGATGAATCCCTCACGAGGGCTCAGGAAGAAATGTTGCTCGCAcaggcgaaagaaaacaatatttcattGCACGAATTTGACACTAAACTGCAGCCGATCATCGATTCCTGCACGAAAGACAGTATCTCCAATG GAAAAGGCTGGATTTTACAGCATTGTACCGATTCGGGAAAATGTCAAATTATTTCGCAGTATCTTTTGAGAAA GGCGTTAATAGCTGGAGTTTTATTTACACAAAAATTGCACCTGATATATTTAGTAAATGATGTTATACATCATTG CATCCGGAAAAACGCCGACGAGCTGAAAAAGTGTCTGGAGAGTGCGGTAATACCGATGTTCTGCAATGCAAAAATTA CAGCCGCCAACGAGGAGCAAAGAGGAAAACTGTCCAAACTCCTTTCGCTTTGGGAATCGAAAGGCAATTTTTTCGACGCCTGTGTCATTTCCAAGCTGAAGTCTCCTCCGTCCTCGCTGCAGGAATATCAAACCAGTCTAATGACGCAGCACGCGAACGTTGTGGCAGCGATTCACCAAGCCACAAAAACCACCTTCGAAAA TtatcaacagcagcatcaaGCATTCGTTCAGCATGCGACGCAACAGATCGCTCTACTGGAGAaacaaaagcagcagcagctcgagcagcatGCCCGTAAGGCAGGCCTTTCACAAATACCGCCACCCCTCATGCCCGAACTCATGGCAGCCGTAGTCGGAGCCAACAATGGCAGCACAGCCAACGGACCACCCGGTGGTGCAATCGGAGGTCCACCGGTAGGAGTGTTGGTATCTTCTGCTTCGTCGGTACCCCAGCAACTGCCGGTCGGAGATCGAGGTGGAGTAGGAGTTGCTGCACCCGGCGGAGGACCgggagctggtggtggtggtgttggtggaggAACAGGAG ACAACGGCCCTGTTTCTGGGGGCAATGGTGGTCCGGGGGGAATGGTACAGAGTGGTGCGAATAACATTTCACCTCTCCAACCTCCGCCATCGGGACGcgatgctgatggtggtggcggctCCGACTACACGCAGCCTCCGCCCAACTTCCCAATTCCGGATCTTTCGCGTCCACCGCCCAACTTTCAATACGGGCCTGCATCGAATCATCAAGCCGATGGGAtgcacaacagcaacagcaatagTAGTGGGGatcagcaccatcagcagcatcatcacccCGGGCTGGACGGAGATCACGACGAGCGACACGATCGACCGATGGGATCGTCAGGCTTGTTGATGCACGACGATCGCGACAGAGACGAGTTTGaccagcatcatcaccattcGGAACACCAGCCAGATCAGCAAAACGATCATCAGAAGCAAGCACTCGGTGAAGGTTCCGATGGAGACACGCCGGTCGCGGCCCCACAACCGGTGAAAATTCCTTACTTTGAACTACCGGCCGGATTGATGGTTCCACTGATTCGGCTGGAGGACTTCAACTACCATCCACTAGATCCGGACGAGATTCGTCTCCCACCGCCAACGCCCACGAACGATCGGCTGATGGGTGCCGTCGAAGCGTTCTACGCACCGCCGAGCCACGAGAGGCCACGTgatgg GGAAGGATGGGAGAAGCTTGCACTGTACGAATATTTCaaggtaaaaaatgcttcccgCAAGCAGAAGGAGGATGAACTTGAGCGGGGTGTACGCGAACGATCACGCTCGCCCTCGCCAATCGATCCAGACTTGCTGAAGGCCACCAAGAAGCAGAAAAAGCGTACCTACCGCTCCAAGAGCCGCTCGCGATCGCGCTCCCGATCGCGTTCACCGTCCGACAGTGTGCCGGGAGGAGCTCTccagcaccatcagcagcaactgCAGCAGCCAGCGATGCACGGTACCATCAGCGGAACCGTTCGCAATAACCAACGCCACCATCATCGTAACCGTCGCTCGGGTAGCCGATCTCGGTCCCGTTCGCGATCCCGTTCGCCCTCGCGACGTTCTCCATCGTCCGGTGCTTCAATTACGGGACGTAGAGGCCGCAGTCGGTCTCCAGTACGCCGCGGAGGATCCGGTACTGCTGGGGGTTCCGCAGGTGTGGATCGTGACCATCGTGATCGTGGTGGTCGGGAAGTAAGGCGATCGCCCACTCCGCCCAGCTTTGGTGGAGGCGGGTACATGAAGCCCAGTAATTTCCTTGAGGAAACCAGTAAACCCGGTGGTAGCGGTCACCCGGTGCATCATGTAATGAAGGGAGGAGGCATTGGTGGCGGTAATGGTGGtagcggtggtggcggtggtgttggtggtggtgttgttggtggtggtggaggcggcggcggcatGGGCTCAGTTGGGGCAGGTGGCTCGGGAGGCAGCATGGGTGGCGACCGGATAGGGCTCGGGGCAACgattgaaccgttccggcacgAGGCGCACAATCCAGCTGATCCGTACGAAAGTTTTCGTAAAAACAAGGGTGCAGCTTTCATCACGCGTATGAAGGCACGCGCTGACGAACGTAACTAA
- the LOC131263272 gene encoding calcium homeostasis endoplasmic reticulum protein isoform X1, with amino-acid sequence MEIPPLAPNDIEQRNIIDKLADFVARNGPEFESMTKSKQRGNPKFEFLYGGEFYNYYQYKVITKQAMMKQQQQQQQQPQPNMSLPPLMGQHGIPSLLAGFPQQPPPQTQLPPGALQQQQQQHQSQVQHPSQLAPPSNPNGSGSTNTMAQIWSNPPPVNSGPPNPALPLGPNNLNSQLTAQLEALTKQQQTLSEQIRQSEMNLTAQHGVLLQQQQVQIDESLTRAQEEMLLAQAKENNISLHEFDTKLQPIIDSCTKDSISNGKGWILQHCTDSGKCQIISQYLLRKALIAGVLFTQKLHLIYLVNDVIHHCIRKNADELKKCLESAVIPMFCNAKITAANEEQRGKLSKLLSLWESKGNFFDACVISKLKSPPSSLQEYQTSLMTQHANVVAAIHQATKTTFENYQQQHQAFVQHATQQIALLEKQKQQQLEQHARKAGLSQIPPPLMPELMAAVVGANNGSTANGPPGGAIGGPPVGVLVSSASSVPQQLPVGDRGGVGVAAPGGGPGAGGGGVGGGTGGQIPSLLDQNINFDLLSAALQKLKNITDNGPVSGGNGGPGGMVQSGANNISPLQPPPSGRDADGGGGSDYTQPPPNFPIPDLSRPPPNFQYGPASNHQADGMHNSNSNSSGDQHHQQHHHPGLDGDHDERHDRPMGSSGLLMHDDRDRDEFDQHHHHSEHQPDQQNDHQKQALGEGSDGDTPVAAPQPVKIPYFELPAGLMVPLIRLEDFNYHPLDPDEIRLPPPTPTNDRLMGAVEAFYAPPSHERPRDGEGWEKLALYEYFKVKNASRKQKEDELERGVRERSRSPSPIDPDLLKATKKQKKRTYRSKSRSRSRSRSRSPSDSVPGGALQHHQQQLQQPAMHGTISGTVRNNQRHHHRNRRSGSRSRSRSRSRSPSRRSPSSGASITGRRGRSRSPVRRGGSGTAGGSAGVDRDHRDRGGREVRRSPTPPSFGGGGYMKPSNFLEETSKPGGSGHPVHHVMKGGGIGGGNGGSGGGGGVGGGVVGGGGGGGGMGSVGAGGSGGSMGGDRIGLGATIEPFRHEAHNPADPYESFRKNKGAAFITRMKARADERN; translated from the exons ATGGAAATACCACCTCTTGCACCAAATG ATATCGAACAGCGGAATATTATCGATAAGCTTGCCGACTTTGTGGCTCGCAATGGACCCGAGTTTGAATCGATGACCAAGTCCAAACAGCGAGGCAATCCAAAGTTTGAATTTCTCTACGGTGGCGAATTTTACAACTATTATCAGTACAAAGTGATTACAAAACAAGCCA TGAtgaaacagcagcagcagcagcaacaacaaccgcaACCAAACATGTCCCTCCCTCCTTTAATGGGACAACACGGGATTCCATCATTACTTGCTGGATTTCCACAGCAACCACCGCCACAGACACAACTACCGCCCGGTGCtttacagcagcagcaacagcagcaccaatCGCAAGTGCAGCATCCATCACAACTAGCGCCACCATCCAACCCAAATGGAAGCGGATCCACCAACACAATGGCCCAAATCTGGTCCAATCCACCCCCGGTCAATTCTGGTCCGCCAAATCCGGCCTTGCCCCTTGGACCGAATAACCTGAACAGTCAGCTTACGGCACAACTTGAAGCACTcacaaaacagcaacaaacgcTCAGCGAGCAAATACGCCAGTCGGAAATGAATCTCACAGCACAACATGGG GTTCTgctacagcagcagcaagtacAGATTGATGAATCCCTCACGAGGGCTCAGGAAGAAATGTTGCTCGCAcaggcgaaagaaaacaatatttcattGCACGAATTTGACACTAAACTGCAGCCGATCATCGATTCCTGCACGAAAGACAGTATCTCCAATG GAAAAGGCTGGATTTTACAGCATTGTACCGATTCGGGAAAATGTCAAATTATTTCGCAGTATCTTTTGAGAAA GGCGTTAATAGCTGGAGTTTTATTTACACAAAAATTGCACCTGATATATTTAGTAAATGATGTTATACATCATTG CATCCGGAAAAACGCCGACGAGCTGAAAAAGTGTCTGGAGAGTGCGGTAATACCGATGTTCTGCAATGCAAAAATTA CAGCCGCCAACGAGGAGCAAAGAGGAAAACTGTCCAAACTCCTTTCGCTTTGGGAATCGAAAGGCAATTTTTTCGACGCCTGTGTCATTTCCAAGCTGAAGTCTCCTCCGTCCTCGCTGCAGGAATATCAAACCAGTCTAATGACGCAGCACGCGAACGTTGTGGCAGCGATTCACCAAGCCACAAAAACCACCTTCGAAAA TtatcaacagcagcatcaaGCATTCGTTCAGCATGCGACGCAACAGATCGCTCTACTGGAGAaacaaaagcagcagcagctcgagcagcatGCCCGTAAGGCAGGCCTTTCACAAATACCGCCACCCCTCATGCCCGAACTCATGGCAGCCGTAGTCGGAGCCAACAATGGCAGCACAGCCAACGGACCACCCGGTGGTGCAATCGGAGGTCCACCGGTAGGAGTGTTGGTATCTTCTGCTTCGTCGGTACCCCAGCAACTGCCGGTCGGAGATCGAGGTGGAGTAGGAGTTGCTGCACCCGGCGGAGGACCgggagctggtggtggtggtgttggtggaggAACAGGAGGTCAGATACCATCTCTTCTCGatcaaaacataaactttGATCTGCTATCCGCGGCATTGCAAAAACTCAAAAATATTACAGACAACGGCCCTGTTTCTGGGGGCAATGGTGGTCCGGGGGGAATGGTACAGAGTGGTGCGAATAACATTTCACCTCTCCAACCTCCGCCATCGGGACGcgatgctgatggtggtggcggctCCGACTACACGCAGCCTCCGCCCAACTTCCCAATTCCGGATCTTTCGCGTCCACCGCCCAACTTTCAATACGGGCCTGCATCGAATCATCAAGCCGATGGGAtgcacaacagcaacagcaatagTAGTGGGGatcagcaccatcagcagcatcatcacccCGGGCTGGACGGAGATCACGACGAGCGACACGATCGACCGATGGGATCGTCAGGCTTGTTGATGCACGACGATCGCGACAGAGACGAGTTTGaccagcatcatcaccattcGGAACACCAGCCAGATCAGCAAAACGATCATCAGAAGCAAGCACTCGGTGAAGGTTCCGATGGAGACACGCCGGTCGCGGCCCCACAACCGGTGAAAATTCCTTACTTTGAACTACCGGCCGGATTGATGGTTCCACTGATTCGGCTGGAGGACTTCAACTACCATCCACTAGATCCGGACGAGATTCGTCTCCCACCGCCAACGCCCACGAACGATCGGCTGATGGGTGCCGTCGAAGCGTTCTACGCACCGCCGAGCCACGAGAGGCCACGTgatgg GGAAGGATGGGAGAAGCTTGCACTGTACGAATATTTCaaggtaaaaaatgcttcccgCAAGCAGAAGGAGGATGAACTTGAGCGGGGTGTACGCGAACGATCACGCTCGCCCTCGCCAATCGATCCAGACTTGCTGAAGGCCACCAAGAAGCAGAAAAAGCGTACCTACCGCTCCAAGAGCCGCTCGCGATCGCGCTCCCGATCGCGTTCACCGTCCGACAGTGTGCCGGGAGGAGCTCTccagcaccatcagcagcaactgCAGCAGCCAGCGATGCACGGTACCATCAGCGGAACCGTTCGCAATAACCAACGCCACCATCATCGTAACCGTCGCTCGGGTAGCCGATCTCGGTCCCGTTCGCGATCCCGTTCGCCCTCGCGACGTTCTCCATCGTCCGGTGCTTCAATTACGGGACGTAGAGGCCGCAGTCGGTCTCCAGTACGCCGCGGAGGATCCGGTACTGCTGGGGGTTCCGCAGGTGTGGATCGTGACCATCGTGATCGTGGTGGTCGGGAAGTAAGGCGATCGCCCACTCCGCCCAGCTTTGGTGGAGGCGGGTACATGAAGCCCAGTAATTTCCTTGAGGAAACCAGTAAACCCGGTGGTAGCGGTCACCCGGTGCATCATGTAATGAAGGGAGGAGGCATTGGTGGCGGTAATGGTGGtagcggtggtggcggtggtgttggtggtggtgttgttggtggtggtggaggcggcggcggcatGGGCTCAGTTGGGGCAGGTGGCTCGGGAGGCAGCATGGGTGGCGACCGGATAGGGCTCGGGGCAACgattgaaccgttccggcacgAGGCGCACAATCCAGCTGATCCGTACGAAAGTTTTCGTAAAAACAAGGGTGCAGCTTTCATCACGCGTATGAAGGCACGCGCTGACGAACGTAACTAA